The genomic DNA CGCTCACCGCGAGGGCAATCAATCCGGAAATCGGTTCGGGGATCAGGTTCGGTTCGGTCGGTCAGCCGTAATCGAGCAGGTCGCCCATCAATTTGGAGAGGCGGTTGACTTCGCCGTGCAGCACGTCCATATAGCGATGATGATCGCCGCCTTTTTTCAGACGCGCATCCATCGCATCAAGGGTCGACGAGATGCCGAACAGCGGATTGCGGACTTCGTGCGCGACGCCGAAGACCAGCACGCCCATTGCCGCCATCGTCTCGGACCGCCGCAACTCGGCCTGCAGCCCGGCGCGCTCCCGCTCGGCGCGTTCGCGCCCGGCTATCTCATGCCGCAGATCGACGACCGTCTCGGACAGCCTTTTTTCGCTCGCCTGCAGCGCGTCCTTCGACACCGTGGTTTCCTGCAACTGCCCGACCATGCGGTCGAATTCGTGCGCGAGGTCGCTGAATTCATCGCTGCCCGGCGCCGCGATGCGATAGCCCAGATCTCCTTCGCCGATGGCTCGCGTGCCCGTCATCAGCCGCCTTAGCGGCCGCATGATGAAGTCGAACAGCAAAGCGCCGACGCCGAGCACGCAAAGTAGATACAGCGGAATCAGCAGGCTGATCGTGCGCAGCGCGTCAAGCGCCGCTGCTCAGCCCTTGTCCGTGGCGCCGTCAGATTGCGCAGCGCCAGAGGCTGCATCTGATCGTCGAAGATATCGTCCATCGCGACACGCAGCGCAATGAAACTCTCGCGCTGCCCGGACATGCTGTCTTCGAGGGCGACGACGCGCTGGATCGACGCCGTGACTTCGTTGAAAATTTCGCGCAGGCGCGCCGCGATGCGCCGCTCTTCGGCGCTCAGGTCGTACTTTCGAATTTCGTCAACGCGGCTCCGAAGTAATCGATCTTCTCCGCGATGAAGGTTTTGTATTCGGGTTTTTGCACGCGCTGGTAATTGGCGCCCAGAAACCGAGCTCGGCGATTTCAGCTTCCATATTGCCGGTCGCGGTCGCCTTGTCGAACTTGGCCTGCGTCAGCGTCGGCATCGAATCGATGCCCGGCTGCAGCTCCTTGTGGATGAGCTCGTCGATTCCCTTCGATCTCGGCCGCGACTTTTTCGAATAGCACCTCCTGCTGATCGGCGTGCTGCATCAGGTCCAGCGCGACGAGATTGAGGCCGCGAAACATGAGCAGCTTCGCGGCGACCCCGATCAAGGCGATCACCGCGAGGCCAACGACAATTTTTTGGCGACCGTAAAACGCATGTCTGCGATGGCGTACCTGAGATGGCGCCGGACCGGGCGTCCTGAACGATATTTACAGTGGGCAATGCCGTGCCGGATGGCGGGGGATAAACCCTGCGCGAAGTCGCGACCATATAGAGTAAGCCCTGTCGCCGGGCACTGTGCCTAACGGCTATCCGCAACCGATGTTACGAACTGCCCGGCTTTATTCTAGCGCATGAATGAGGCGCCTGGCGTGTGGTAGAAAACAGTAGCGCCAGAAGCATGCTGGCAACGCGCCGCGGTACAATCCGCAATCATGACTGCAACATCCGTCCGCGCTTTAATCGCGCGAGAAAATTCCGGGCCGCCGGAGCAGCCGCTCGCAGACCGGATCGACGCGCTGCTGCCGCAAACGCAATGCGGACAATGCGGCTACACCGGCTGCAAACCTTATGCCGATGCCATTGCTGAAGGCGAAGCCGCAATCAACCAGTGCCCGCCCGGCGGCGACGAGGGAATACGCGCGCTCGCCGAACTGCTCGGCGTTTCCTGCCTGCCGCTGAACCCGCAATACGGCGAGCACAAACCGAAAACACTGGCCGTGATCGACGAAACGCGC from Burkholderiales bacterium includes the following:
- a CDS encoding HAMP domain-containing protein, giving the protein MLGVGALLFDFIMRPLRRLMTGTRAIGEGDLGYRIAAPGSDEFSDLAHEFDRMVGQLQETTVSKDALQASEKRLSETVVDLRHEIAGRERAERERAGLQAELRRSETMAAMGVLVFGVAHEVRNPLFGISSTLDAMDARLKKGGDHHRYMDVLHGEVNRLSKLMGDLLDYG